The following coding sequences lie in one Drosophila sulfurigaster albostrigata strain 15112-1811.04 chromosome 2R, ASM2355843v2, whole genome shotgun sequence genomic window:
- the LOC133836086 gene encoding transcription initiation factor TFIID subunit 1 isoform X3, with product MDTASDNDSDEGSIGGNAANEGNDMEMGGMDLTGILFGNIDSEGKLMDDDDERGGHAFDAELRENLSSLAKLGLNSLLNEVIDQPGGDANSDEDNEDKPAADGTDNLSAFDALKAGTSNEANEDGAIKAQDDAIDYSDITELSEDCPRTPSPPAATPVESASTFDDLEDAIPASKVEAKSTKDDKELMPPPSAPMRSVSTSSTGSNDEVTKAGNTETSPSADAKALEAKAEADRRLDTPLADILPSKYQNVDVCDLFPDFRPQKVLRFSRLFGPGKPTSLPQIWRHVRKRRRKRNQSRDQRPNAGGSDSPSDSDEPRRRGFDLHFGPEPSPSECQPDDEDKLLSDLNSEDVRPEGPDSGDNNDQKPKVADWRYGPAQIWYDMLEVPDSGEGFNYGFKTKTASSGGTQNKFNGEVAVITTTVDVVEQPSIADDAFLMVSQLHWEDDVVWDGNDIKAKVLQKLNSKTNAAGWLPSSGSRTAGAFSSPKTALPVGSNSGGGGGSSGNKNSGGGSTKKALQSAAQNKQVEAPDDTWYSLFPVENEELIYHKWEDEVIWDAQQMSKVPKPKVLTLDPNDENIILGIPDDIDPSKINKNVGPPPKIKIPHPHVKKSKILLGKAGVINVLAEDTPPPPPKSPDRDPFNISNDSYYTPKTEPTLRLKVGGGNLIQHSTPVVELRAPFVPTHMGPMKLRSFHRPPLKKFSHGPLTLVQQHPVYPLLKHIVKKAKQREVERIASGGGDVFFMRNPEDLSGKDGDIVLAEFCEEHPPLMNQVGMCSKIKNYYKRKAEKDSGPQDYVYGEVAFAHTSPFLGILHPGQCIQALENNMYRAPIYPHKMLPNDFLIIRTRNSYFIRVVSAIFTVGQECPLYEVPGPNSKRANNFTRDFLQVFIYRLFWKSRDNPRRIRMDDVKRAFPAHSESSIRKRLKQCADFKRTGMDSNWWVIKPEFRLPSEEEIRAMVSPEQCCAYFSMIAAEQRLKDAGYGEKSLFAPQEDDDEEAQLLDDEVKVAPWNTTRAYIQAMRGKCLLQLSGPADPTGCGEGFSYVRVPNKPTQTKEEQESQPKRSVTGTDADLRRLPLQRAKELLRKFKVPEEEIKKLTRWEVIDVVRTLSTEKAKAGEEGMDKFSRGNRFSIAEHQERYKEECQRIFDLQNRVLASSEVLSTDEDESSASEESDLEELGKNLENMLANKKTSTQLSLEREEQERQELLRQLDDEQGDGGNKAAKAKEEATQQTMAQSNQGRILRITRTFKGNDGKEYTRVETVRRQAVIDAYIKIRTTKDEQFIKQFATLDEQQKEEMKREKRRIQEQLRRIKRNQERERLAQLAQNQKLQPGGMPTSLGDPKSSGGHAHKERDNSHKEVSPSRKKFKLKPDLKLKCGACGQVGHMRTNKACPLYTGMQSSLSQSNPSLADDMDEQSEREMNMDDDDLVNVDGTKVTLSSKVLKRHGQSGEESKRRGGLTLKMPRDGSGKKKRRMANEVHCDYLQRHNKTANRRRTDPVVVLSSILENILNELRSMQDVTPFLFPVNAKRVPDYHLVVTKPMDLQTMREQIRQRRYTSREQFLEDLKQIVDNSVLYNGDTSAYTSAAQRMFDKCFELLAEREDKLMRLEKAINPLLDDDDQVALSFIFEKLHSQIRSMSEAWPFLKPVNKKAIKDYYTLIKKPMDLETIGKNIENHIYHSRADFLRDIELIAANCEQYNGSEAPYTAFAKKILEYAQTQLEEFANHCGQLEQNILKTQEKARAEAPEFDEAWGNDDYDMRSRASSPGDDYIDVEGHVGLVPPNSIHRTMGADTSQSHAAAALRKPPPPAAGEVKRGRGRPRKQRDPVEEDLQCSTDDDEDDEEDFQEVSEDENNAANILDQGERLNATSGDTMDYIDPKNIKMEVDLEAQQMAEEQCGEDDSQQAAEAMVQLSGLGYYAQQQQDESLDVDPNYDPSDFLAMHKPRQNYNENYNAQSAFSDFMAQSQDDNGQYNPPEASTSAAAAAGMMQSQDDEMPSTSNNNGMGIDEDLDISESDEEDNNGGVRIKKEIFDDSELAAQQQQHHSAQQSQIYLLDASNEPVQPVDYQQQTSDYQPAQELQQLHAQPPMLQQQHDEQQQQQQQQQQQQQGENEFDWMTF from the exons GGAGGATGCGATACCCGCTTCCAAGGTGGAGGCCAAGTCGA CCAAGGATGACAAAGAACTGATGCCGCCTCCCAGTGCGCCCATGAGAAGCGTTAGTACTTCATCCACAGGCAGCAATGATGAAGTTACTAAAGCTGGCAACACAGAGACTTCGCCCAGCGCCGATGCAAAAGCTCTAGAAGCCAAAG CTGAAGCTGATCGTCGTTTGGATACACCGCTGGCTGACATTCTGCcatcaaaataccaaaatgtcGATGTCTGTGATCTTTTTCCGGACTTTCGGCCGCAGAAAGTGCTGCGTTTCTCGCGTCTCTTTGGTCCTGGCAAGCCGACCAGTTTACCTCAAATTTGGCGTCACGTCCGCAAGCGACGCCGAAAGCGCAACCAGTCGCGTGATCAGCGACCTAATGCAGGTGGTTCAGACTCGCCCAGCGATTCGGATGAGCCTCGGCGACGTGGCTTCGATTTGCACTTTGGACCTGAACCTTCACCCTCTGAATGTCAGCCCGATGATGAGGACAAGCTGCTGAGCGATCTGAACAGTGAGGATGTGCGTCCTGAGGGACCGGACAGCGGTGACAATAACGATCAGAAGCCCAAGGTGGCCGACTGGCGTTACGGCCCAGCGCAGATCTGGTACGATATGCTGGAAGTGCCCGATTCGGGTGAGGGTTTCAACTATGGCTTCAAGACCAAGACGGCGTCCTCAGGCGGCACACAGAATAAGTTTAATGGCGAGGTGGCGGTGATCACTACTACCGTGGATGTTGTCGAGCAGCCGAGCATTGCAGACGACGCCTTTCTGATGGTGTCACAGCTGCACTGGGAGGACGATGTCGTGTGGGATGGCAATGACATCAAGGCCAAGGTGCTGCAGAAGCTCAATTCCAAGACGAATGCTGCCGGCTGGTTGCCCTCAAGCGGCTCTCGCACTGCGGGCGCCTTCAGTAGTCCCAAGACTGCGTTGCCCGTGGGTTCGAATAGCGGCGGAGGTGGcggcagcagtggcaacaaaaatTCGGGAGGTGGTTCTACCAAGAAGGCTCTGCAGAG TGCGGCACAAAACAAACAGGTGGAAGCTCCAGATGACACCTGGTACAGTTTGTTTCCTGTGGAGAACGAGGAACTCATCTATCACAAATGGGAGGATGAGGTGATTTGGGATGCACAGCAGATGAGCAAGGTGCCCAAGCCGAAGGTGTTGACATTGGATCCCAACGATGAGAACATTATACTCGGCATACCCGATGACATTGATCCCAGCAAGATCAACAAGAATGTGGGACCGCCGCCGAAGATTAAGATACCGCATCCTCATGTGAAGAAATCGAAGATTCTGCTGGGCAAAGCGGGTGTCATCAATGTGCTGGCCGAGGAtacgccgccgccgccacccaAGAGTCCTGATCGTGATCCTTTTAACATATCCAATGACTC CTATTACACACCTAAAACGGAGCCCACGTTGCGCCTTAAAGTGGGCGGCGGCAATCTCATACAGCATTCGACACCGGTGGTGGAGCTGCGGGCTCCATTTGTGCCCACTCACATGGGTCCAATGAAGCTGCGTTCATTCCATCGTCCGCCGCTTAAGAAGTTCTCGCACGGCCCGCTAACGTTGGTCCAACAACATCCAGTTTATCCGTTGCTCAAGCACATTGTCAAGAAGGCCAAACAGCGAGAAGTGGAACGCATTGCATCTGGTGGCGGAGATGTCTTCTTTATGCGTAATCCTGAAGATCTGAGTGGTAAGGATGGTGACATTGTGCTCGCCGAGTTCTGTGAGGAGCATCCACCGCTGATGAATCAGGTGGGCATGTGCTCCAAGATCAAGAACTACTACAAACGCAAGGCGGAGAAGGATAGCGGACCACAGGATTATGTGTACGGTGAGGTGGCCTTTGCACACACCAGTCCGTTTCTGGGTATTCTGCATCCTGGTCAGTGTATTCAGGCGCTGGAGAATAACATGTATCGTGCACCGATTTATCCGCACAAGATGTTGCCCAACGACTTTCTCATCATACGCACAAGGAACAGTTATTTTATACGCGTAGTGAGCGCCATCTTCACCGTGGGTCAGGAGTGTCCACTGTACGAGGTGCCGGGTCCCAATTCGAAGCGTGCCAATAACTTTACGCGTGACTTTCTCCAG GTGTTTATCTATCGTTTGTTTTGGAAGAGTCGCGATAATCCGCGACGTATTCGCATGGACGATGTGAAGCGCGCGTTTCCAGCTCACTCGGAGAGCAGCATCCGCAAACGCTTGAAACAGTGTGCGGACTTTAAGCGTACAGGAATGGACTCCAATTGGTGGGTGATCAAACCAGAGTTTCGTCTGCCCTCCGAGGAGGAAATTCGCGCCATGGTCTCGCCAGAGCAATGCTGTGCGTACTTCAGCATGATAGCAGCCGAACAGCGACTCAAGGATGCTGGCTATGGTGAGAAATCGTTGTTTGCACCGCAagaggacgacgacgaggaggCGCAACTGCTCGACGATGAGGTCAAGGTGGCGCCCTGGAACACTACACGTGCCTACATCCAGGCCATGCGTGGCAAGTGCTTGCTGCAGCTGAGCGGTCCCGCTGATCCCACGGGCTGTGGCGAAGGCTTCTCCTATGTGCGCGTGCCCAACAAACCCACACAAACGAAAGAGGAGCAGGAATCGCAACCGAAGCGTTCGGTGACGGGCACTGATGCCGATCTGCGTCGTCTGCCGCTGCAGCGTGCAAAGGAGCTGCTGCGCAAGTTCAAGGTGCCCGAGGAGGAGATCAAGAAACTGACGCGCTGGGAAGTCATCGATGTGGTCCGTACGTTATCCACGGAGAAGGCCAAGGCCGGTGAGGAGGGCATGGATAAGTTCTCGCGTGGCAATCGCTTCTCCATTGCGGAGCATCAGGAGCGCTACAAGGAGGAGTGTCAGCGCATCTTTGATCTACAGAATCGTGTGCTTGCCAGTTCCGAAGTGCTGTCCACCGATGAGGATGAGTCGTCGGCCTCCGAAGAGTCCGACTTGGAGGAGTTGGGCAAGAATCTGGAGAACATGCTGGCCAACAAGAAGACCTCAACACAGCTGTCACTGGAACGCGAAGAGCAGGAGCGTCAGGAACTGTTGCGTCAGCTGGACGATGAGCAAGGCGATGGCGGTAACAAGGCGGCCAAGGCCAAGGAGGAGGCGACCCAACAGACGATGGCGCAGAGTAATCAGGGACGCATTTTGCGCATTACGCGTACTTTCAAGGGCAACGATGGCAAGGAGTATACGCGTGTGGAGACGGTGCGTCGCCAGGCGGTGATTGATGCTTACATCAAGATACGCACCACCAAGGATGAGCAGTTCATCAAGCAATTTGCCACACTGGACGAACAGCAGAAGGAGGAGATGAAGCGCGAGAAGCGTCGCATCCAGGAACAGCTGCGTCGCATCAAGCGGAACCAGGAGCGTGAGCGACTCGCGCAGCTGGCGCAGAACCAGAAGCTACAGCCAGGTGGCATGCCGACGTCGTTGGGTGATCCCAAGAGCTCGGGCGGACATGCGCACAAGGAGCGCGACAACAGTCACAAGGAGGTGAGTCCGTCGCGCAAGAAGTTCAAGCTGAAGCCGGATCTGAAGCTCAAGTGCGGCGCCTGCGGTCAGGTGGGACACATGCGCACCAACAAAGCGTGTCCACTGTACACGGGCATGCAGAGCAGTCTGTCGCAATCGAATCCCTCGCTGGCCGACGACATGGACGAGCAGAGCGAACGGGAGATGAACATGGACGACGACGATCTGGTCAATGTAGATGGCACCAAGGTCACACTGAGCAGCAAAGTGCTCAAGCGTCATGGACAGAGTGGCGAGGAGTCGAAGCGACGTGGCGGCCTCACGCTCAAGATGCCACGCGATGGCTCCGGCAAGAAGAAGCGACGCATGGCCAACGAGGTGCACTGCGATTACTTGCAGCGTCACAATAAGACTGCCAATCGCCGACGCACCGATCCCGTTGTGGTGCTTTCGTCCATACTGGAGAACATCCTCAACGAGTTGCGCTCCATGCAGGATGTGACACCGTTCCTGTTCCCAGTGAATGCTAAACGGGTGCCGGACTATCATCTGGTCGTTACCAAGCCCATGGATCTGCAGACGATGCGCGAACAAATTCGTCAGCGTCGCTACACGAGTCGCGAACAGTTTCTTGAGGATCTCAAGCAGATCGTGGACAATTCGGTGCTCTATAATGGGGATACGAGCGCATACACATCCGCTGCCCAGCGCATGTTCGACAAATGCTTCGAGTTGCTGGCGGAGCGCGAGGATAAACTGATGCGCCTGGAGAAGGCAATCAATCCGCTGCTGGACGACGATGATCAGGTGGCGTTGTCATTCATCTTTGAGAAACTGCACTCACAAATCCGTTCGATGTCCGAGGCTTGGCCTTTCCTTAAGCCGGTCAACAAGAAGGCCATCAAAGACTATTATACGCTGATTAAAAAGCCGATGGATCTGGAAACTATTGGCAAGAACATTGAAA ATCATATCTATCACAGTCGTGCCGATTTTCTGCGCGACATTGAACTCATTGCGGCCAACTGCGAGCAATACAATGGCAGCGAGGCACCGTACACGGCGTTCGCCAAGAAGATCTTGGAGTATGCACAAACACAGCTCGAAGAG TTTGCAAATCACTGCGGCCAGCTGGAGCAGAATATATTGAAAACGCAGGAGAAGGCCAGAGCCGAAGCACCCGAATTTGATGAGGCCTGGGGTAACGATGATTACGACATGAGAAGTCGCGCCAGTTCGCCCGGCGATGATTACATCGATGTGGAGGGTCATGTTGGACTTGTGCCACCCAATTCCATACATCGCACAATGGGCGCAGACACCAGTCAATCGCATGCGGCAGCAGCGTTGCGCAAACCGCCGCCACCAGCTGCCGGCGAGGTGAAACGCGGTAGGGGCAGACCACGCAAACAACGTGATCCGGTGGAAGAGG ATCTGCAATGCTCCACAgacgatgatgaggatgacgaGGAAGATTTTCAGGAGGTATCCGAGGATGAGAATAATGCTGCCAATATATTGGATCAAGGGGAACGACTCAATGCAACCAGCGGCGATACCATGGATTACATTGATCCCAAGAACATTAAGATGGAGGTTGATCTAGAGGCACAACAGATGGCAG AGGAGCAATGCGGCGAGGATGACAGCCAGCAAGCGGCTGAAGCTATGGTGCAGTTGAGCGGTCTTGGCTACTAcgctcaacagcagcaag ACGAGTCCCTTGATGTGGATCCAAATTACGACCCATCGGACTTTCTGGCCATGCACAAGCCACGTCAGAACTACAATGAAAACTACAATGCACAGAGCGCCTTCTCCGATTTTATGGCTCAGTCTCAGGACGATAATGGACAGTATAATCCGCCCGAGGCTAGCACGagtgcagcagccgcagctggCATGATGCAGTCGCAGGATGATGAGATGCCCTCGACGAGCAATAATAATGGCATGGGCATTGACGAAGATCTGGATATATCCGAGAGCGATGAGGAGGATAACAACGGTGGCGTTCGCATCAAGAAGGAGATCTTCGATGATAGTGAACTGgctgcccagcagcagcagcatcactCAGCTCAGCAATCGCAAATCTATCTGTTGGATGCATCCAATGAACCTGTTCAGCCTGTTGattatcaacaacaaacatctGACTATCAGCCAGCTCAGGAGCTTCAGCAGCTGCACGCTCAACCGCcaatgttgcagcaacaacatgatgagcaacagcagcagcagcaacaacaacaacagcagcaacaaggagAAAACGAATTCGATTGGATGACATTTTAG